A DNA window from Pseudomonas sp. B21-056 contains the following coding sequences:
- a CDS encoding acyl-CoA dehydrogenase family protein, which produces MNLHQFAETHDVTNQPLSLDGANLYRIDLPLQQWSQRFGAGWAQARIDEYGALAGGPLMEAGFLANQNKPVFSSHDRYGHRIDLVEFHPAYHQLMRTAVEHGLPSLPWAHPQAGAHVARASLTYLHSQAEAGTGCPLTMTFASVPALRLQPDLAERWLPKVLATEYDPRNVGMAHKAGVTLGMAMTEKQGGTDVRANTTKAFPVGARGPGQAYELVGHKWFCSAPMCDAFLTLAQTDKGLTCFLLPRHRPDDTRNQFYIQRLKNKLGNCSNASSEVEFRGALAWMVGEEGRGVPTIIEMVAMTRFDCMVGSSALMRQALTQASHHCAHRKVGGKLLSEQPLMQNVLADLALESESALALSLRMGRALDHLSDEHEAKFARLVTAVGKYWICKRAPAMINEAAECMGGAGYVEDSILPRLYREAPVNSTWEGSGNVQCLDVLRALSKEPGVLEVLFSELGDGHGDKRLAAHIDQLHGAFKDTDDIQYRARQLTEDIAVGLQARLLLEAGNSDVSDAFIASRLGSTGRVYGALPRGLNVEAIVTRSTPQGF; this is translated from the coding sequence ATGAACCTGCACCAGTTCGCCGAAACCCACGACGTCACCAATCAGCCGCTGTCCCTGGACGGTGCCAACCTGTATCGCATCGACCTGCCGCTGCAACAATGGTCTCAGCGTTTTGGCGCCGGCTGGGCCCAGGCGCGGATCGATGAGTATGGCGCGCTGGCCGGCGGGCCGCTGATGGAGGCGGGGTTCCTGGCGAACCAGAACAAGCCGGTGTTCTCCAGCCATGATCGTTATGGTCATCGCATCGACCTGGTGGAATTTCATCCTGCGTATCATCAGTTGATGCGTACTGCCGTCGAGCATGGCCTGCCCAGTTTGCCCTGGGCCCATCCGCAAGCCGGTGCTCATGTGGCCCGTGCTTCGCTGACTTATCTGCACAGCCAGGCAGAAGCCGGCACCGGTTGCCCGCTGACCATGACATTTGCCAGTGTCCCGGCGTTGCGCCTGCAACCGGATCTGGCTGAGCGTTGGCTGCCGAAGGTGCTCGCCACCGAGTATGACCCGCGCAATGTCGGCATGGCCCACAAGGCCGGCGTCACCCTCGGCATGGCAATGACCGAGAAACAAGGTGGTACCGATGTCCGGGCCAACACCACCAAGGCTTTTCCGGTGGGGGCCAGGGGGCCGGGCCAGGCCTATGAGCTGGTGGGTCACAAGTGGTTCTGTTCGGCGCCGATGTGCGATGCCTTCCTGACCCTGGCCCAGACCGACAAGGGCCTGACCTGTTTCCTGTTGCCGCGCCATCGCCCGGACGACACCCGCAACCAGTTCTACATCCAGCGGTTGAAAAACAAGCTGGGCAACTGTTCCAATGCGTCCAGCGAAGTCGAGTTCCGCGGTGCCCTGGCCTGGATGGTCGGTGAAGAAGGGCGCGGCGTGCCGACCATTATCGAGATGGTCGCCATGACCCGCTTCGATTGCATGGTCGGCTCCAGCGCCCTGATGCGCCAGGCGCTGACCCAGGCCAGTCATCACTGTGCCCATCGCAAGGTCGGCGGCAAGCTGTTGAGCGAGCAGCCGTTGATGCAAAACGTGTTGGCCGACCTGGCCCTGGAAAGCGAGTCCGCGTTGGCCTTGAGTTTGCGCATGGGCCGGGCGCTGGATCACCTGAGTGACGAGCACGAGGCCAAGTTCGCCCGGCTGGTGACGGCGGTGGGCAAGTACTGGATCTGCAAGCGCGCGCCCGCGATGATCAATGAAGCTGCCGAGTGCATGGGGGGCGCCGGTTATGTCGAAGACAGTATTCTGCCGCGCCTGTATCGGGAGGCGCCGGTCAATTCAACGTGGGAAGGCTCCGGCAACGTGCAATGCCTCGATGTGTTGCGGGCCCTGTCCAAAGAACCAGGGGTACTTGAGGTGCTGTTCAGCGAATTGGGTGACGGTCATGGCGATAAACGCTTGGCGGCCCATATCGATCAACTGCATGGAGCGTTCAAGGACACCGACGACATCCAGTACCGCGCCCGGCAATTGACCGAAGACATCGCCGTGGGCCTGCAAGCCAGGTTGTTGCTCGAAGCGGGCAACAGCGACGTCAGCGACGCCTTCATCGCCAGCCGCCTGGGTTCGACTGGTCGGGTCTACGGCGCCTTGCCGCGAGGTTTGAACGTGGAAGCCATCGTGACGCGCTCGACCCCGCAAGGGTTTTGA
- a CDS encoding hybrid sensor histidine kinase/response regulator, with protein MRYLLMLLLCLSPLASALEFDEFTQSLPLGQALQVFEDANGTATIDDVLAEAATGRFKPHDKETLNAGYSRSAFWLKIDLHYRPHNVNAQRTWLLELAYPPLDHLDLYLPDADGVYRLVRQTGDALPFSAREIRQNSYLFSLDFLADQRQTVYLRLQSQGSIQAPLTLWSSTAYLEQQPVRLYVLGIIYGVLLGMLVYNLFIYLSVRDTSYLYYIVYIASFGLYQLSVNGAAAEYFWPDNPWWTNAATPFFIGCAGLFGSQFARSFLQTAQHSSWLDRLLLALMVFSAVVVGLSLMASYALALRLATALALVFTVVIFAAGLLAWWRGLRVARYFIIAWSAFLLGGIVNTLMVLGYLPNVFLTMYASQIGSAIEVALLSLALADRINAMREQQAQTLLDAGQKLELLNQQLAHGNKLKDEFLATLTHELRTPMNGVIGSLELMETVEMDEELTQYQQTAAGSARDMMRMVNGMLTLTELQAGKLKVNPKPFSLRAVVDVLQVQFAANAQAKGLDFKVDVAPGLADRLLGDSCKLTQCLECLLDNAIKFTRVGGLALRVSGKPMEHDRWSLSFAVIDTGIGFTDLGEATLYQRFFQLDGSMTRAYGGLGVGLAICRQLVGLMGGRLTHTSEPGRGSRFQLDIEFEMALPMAVPTPFSFSGRQDARQPQDCTVLLADDDSIDQLVMRGMLLKLGYRVRTVDSGRGALEMLRGESFDAVVLDCQSPPLDGVSVCCQIRTLVGCEDMPVLVVGPNLSPNGCPAGALVDYLGKPVKFEVLQATLQRRVLCPKQGESADI; from the coding sequence ATGCGCTATTTGCTGATGTTGCTGCTGTGCTTGTCCCCCTTGGCAAGCGCCCTCGAATTCGACGAATTCACCCAAAGCCTGCCCCTGGGCCAGGCGCTGCAAGTGTTCGAAGACGCCAACGGCACCGCCACCATCGACGACGTGCTGGCGGAGGCTGCAACCGGTCGCTTCAAACCCCACGACAAGGAAACCCTGAACGCCGGTTACTCGCGGTCGGCGTTCTGGCTGAAGATCGACCTGCACTACCGCCCCCACAATGTGAATGCCCAGCGCACCTGGTTGCTGGAGCTGGCCTATCCGCCATTGGATCACCTTGATCTGTATCTGCCTGATGCCGATGGCGTTTATCGCCTGGTTCGGCAGACCGGCGATGCGCTACCGTTCAGTGCCCGGGAGATTCGTCAGAACAGCTACCTGTTCAGCCTGGATTTTCTCGCCGATCAGCGCCAGACCGTTTACCTGCGCCTGCAAAGCCAGGGGTCGATCCAGGCACCGCTGACGCTGTGGTCCAGCACTGCTTATCTTGAACAACAACCGGTGCGCCTGTACGTGCTGGGGATCATCTATGGCGTGCTGCTGGGCATGCTGGTGTACAACCTGTTCATCTACCTGAGCGTGCGGGACACCAGTTACCTCTATTACATCGTTTATATCGCCTCGTTCGGCCTGTACCAGTTGTCGGTCAACGGTGCCGCGGCCGAGTATTTCTGGCCGGACAACCCTTGGTGGACCAACGCCGCGACACCATTCTTCATCGGCTGCGCGGGCTTGTTCGGCAGCCAGTTTGCCCGCAGTTTCCTGCAAACCGCTCAACACAGCAGCTGGCTTGATCGCCTGTTGCTGGCTCTGATGGTATTCAGTGCGGTGGTGGTGGGCCTGTCGCTGATGGCCAGTTACGCCCTGGCATTGCGTCTGGCGACGGCGCTGGCGCTGGTGTTCACAGTGGTGATTTTTGCCGCCGGACTGCTCGCCTGGTGGCGCGGGCTTAGGGTGGCGCGTTATTTCATCATCGCCTGGTCGGCGTTTTTGCTGGGGGGCATCGTCAACACCCTGATGGTGCTGGGTTATCTGCCGAACGTATTCCTGACCATGTACGCCAGCCAGATCGGCTCGGCCATTGAAGTGGCATTGCTGTCCCTGGCCCTGGCCGACCGCATCAACGCCATGCGCGAACAACAGGCCCAGACCCTGCTGGACGCCGGGCAGAAGCTGGAATTGCTCAACCAGCAACTGGCCCACGGCAACAAGCTCAAGGACGAGTTCCTCGCGACCCTGACCCACGAGCTGCGCACGCCCATGAATGGCGTGATCGGCTCGCTGGAGTTGATGGAAACCGTCGAGATGGACGAGGAACTGACCCAATACCAACAGACCGCCGCCGGTTCGGCGCGGGACATGATGCGTATGGTCAACGGCATGCTCACCCTCACTGAGTTGCAGGCCGGCAAGCTCAAGGTCAATCCGAAGCCGTTCAGCCTGCGCGCGGTGGTCGATGTCTTGCAGGTGCAGTTCGCGGCCAATGCCCAGGCCAAGGGCCTGGATTTCAAGGTTGATGTGGCGCCGGGTCTGGCGGATCGCTTGCTCGGTGACAGTTGCAAACTGACCCAGTGCCTGGAATGCCTGCTGGACAACGCCATCAAGTTCACCCGGGTGGGCGGCCTGGCGCTGCGGGTCAGCGGCAAGCCGATGGAGCATGATCGCTGGAGCTTGTCCTTCGCCGTGATCGACACGGGGATCGGCTTCACCGATCTGGGCGAGGCGACCTTGTACCAGCGCTTTTTCCAGCTCGACGGTTCCATGACCCGTGCGTACGGTGGCCTGGGCGTGGGGCTGGCGATTTGTCGGCAACTGGTGGGGTTGATGGGTGGACGCTTGACCCATACCTCCGAGCCCGGTCGCGGCAGTCGTTTCCAGCTCGATATCGAGTTTGAAATGGCCTTGCCGATGGCGGTTCCCACGCCGTTTTCGTTCAGCGGAAGGCAAGATGCGCGTCAGCCTCAGGACTGCACAGTGTTGCTGGCCGATGATGACAGCATCGATCAATTGGTCATGCGCGGCATGCTGCTCAAGCTGGGCTACCGGGTGCGCACCGTCGACAGTGGTCGTGGGGCGCTGGAGATGTTGCGCGGCGAGAGTTTCGATGCGGTGGTGCTCGATTGCCAGTCGCCCCCGCTGGACGGTGTGTCGGTCTGCTGCCAGATCCGCACCCTGGTGGGCTGTGAGGACATGCCGGTGCTGGTGGTTGGCCCGAACCTGAGCCCGAATGGTTGCCCGGCGGGTGCCTTGGTCGATTACCTGGGCAAACCGGTGAAATTCGAGGTGTTGCAGGCGACTCTGCAACGCCGCGTACTCTGTCCGAAACAGGGTGAAAGCGCCGACATTTAG
- a CDS encoding hydroxymethylpyrimidine/phosphomethylpyrimidine kinase, with amino-acid sequence MNIYSSRPVVLCLSGHDPSGGAGLQADIEALLAQGCHAAPAVTALTVQDTVNVSDFRVLDREWVLAQANAVLNDSPVAAVKLGMLGSLEMVDTVVELLQAHPHLPMVCDPVLRAGGGGRLGKDEVGYAMRERLLPLAIIATPNLPEARILAELPEGSADECAEKLLPFVKHLLITGGHGDEHEVHNRLYSRDGRRETFTCQRLPGSYHGSGCTLASALTGRLAQGEQLASAVRTALDYTWRTLRDAEQLGKGQFVPRRLPLDFCS; translated from the coding sequence ATGAATATCTACAGCTCTCGCCCCGTTGTCCTCTGTCTCTCCGGCCATGATCCCAGTGGTGGCGCCGGCTTGCAGGCAGATATCGAAGCCCTGCTTGCCCAGGGTTGCCACGCCGCCCCGGCCGTTACCGCGCTGACCGTGCAAGACACGGTGAACGTGAGCGACTTCCGTGTACTCGATCGCGAGTGGGTCCTGGCCCAAGCCAATGCCGTGCTCAACGATTCGCCGGTCGCCGCGGTCAAGCTGGGCATGCTCGGCTCCCTGGAGATGGTCGACACGGTGGTCGAACTGCTCCAGGCGCATCCGCACCTGCCCATGGTCTGCGACCCGGTACTGCGCGCCGGCGGTGGCGGGCGACTGGGCAAGGATGAAGTCGGCTACGCCATGCGTGAACGCTTGCTGCCCCTGGCGATCATCGCCACCCCGAACCTGCCGGAAGCCCGCATCCTCGCCGAGCTGCCCGAGGGCAGCGCCGACGAGTGCGCGGAAAAACTGCTGCCCTTCGTCAAGCACCTGTTGATCACCGGCGGGCATGGCGACGAACATGAAGTCCATAATCGCCTGTACAGCCGTGACGGTCGCCGCGAGACATTCACCTGCCAGCGCTTGCCCGGCAGCTACCATGGTTCCGGCTGCACCCTGGCCAGCGCCCTGACCGGTCGACTGGCCCAGGGCGAACAGCTCGCCAGCGCCGTGCGCACAGCCCTGGACTACACCTGGCGGACCCTGCGCGACGCCGAACAACTGGGCAAAGGCCAGTTCGTTCCACGCCGCCTGCCGCTGGATTTCTGTTCGTAA
- the thiE gene encoding thiamine phosphate synthase has protein sequence MKLRGLYAITDSQLLAGKFLAYVEAALEGGVTLLQYRDKSSDEARRLREAEALRDLCERYKTQLIINDDAELAARLGVGVHLGQTDGPLAPVRALLGHKAIIGSTCHSSLDLAAQAAAEGASYVAFGRFFNSNTKPGAPSANLELLDQARLKLHVPVCAIGGITLDNATPLVAHGVDLLAVVHGLFGADSTQEVTRRARAFNDLLKIK, from the coding sequence ATGAAATTACGTGGCCTCTATGCCATCACTGATAGCCAGTTGCTGGCCGGCAAATTCCTCGCCTATGTAGAAGCGGCGCTGGAAGGCGGCGTCACCCTGCTGCAATACCGCGATAAAAGCAGCGACGAGGCCCGGCGCCTGCGGGAAGCCGAAGCCCTGCGCGACCTGTGCGAGCGCTACAAAACCCAACTGATCATCAACGACGACGCCGAACTGGCCGCGCGCCTGGGCGTCGGTGTGCACCTGGGACAGACCGATGGGCCGCTGGCGCCGGTACGGGCATTGCTCGGGCACAAGGCGATCATCGGGTCCACCTGCCACTCCAGCCTGGACCTGGCCGCACAGGCCGCCGCCGAGGGCGCGAGCTACGTCGCCTTCGGCCGCTTCTTCAACTCCAACACCAAGCCCGGCGCGCCCAGTGCGAACCTTGAACTGCTCGACCAGGCCCGCCTCAAACTGCATGTACCGGTGTGCGCCATCGGCGGCATCACCCTGGACAACGCCACCCCGCTGGTGGCCCACGGCGTCGATCTGCTGGCCGTGGTCCATGGCCTGTTCGGCGCCGACAGCACTCAGGAAGTGACGCGCCGCGCCCGCGCATTCAACGATCTGTTGAAGATCAAATAA
- the hemL gene encoding glutamate-1-semialdehyde 2,1-aminomutase yields MSRSETLFANAQKHIPGGVNSPVRAFKSVGGTPLFFKHAEGAYVTDEDDKRYVDYVGSWGPMILGHSHPDVLDAVRKQLEHGLSYGAPTAMETEMADLVCSLVPSMEMVRMVSSGTEATMSAIRLARGYTGRDSIIKFEGCYHGHSDSLLVKAGSGALTQGVPSSAGVPAAFARHTLTLPFNDLEEVEKMLADVGQEVACIIVEPVAGNMNCVPPAPGFLEGLRSLCDKHGVVLIFDEVMTGFRVALGGAQAHYGVTPDLSTFGKIIGGGMPVGCFGGKRAIMECIAPLGPVYQAGTLSGNPLAMAAGLTTLRLISRPGFHAELTDFTTRLLDGLQIRADAAGIPFVTTQAGGMFGLYFSGADDIVTFEDVMASDADRFKRFFHLMLEGGVYLAPSAFEAGFTSIAHGEAELKITLDAAERAFAAMK; encoded by the coding sequence ATGTCCCGTTCCGAAACCCTGTTTGCCAACGCCCAGAAACATATCCCCGGCGGTGTGAACTCGCCCGTCCGTGCGTTCAAGAGCGTCGGCGGCACCCCGTTGTTCTTCAAACACGCCGAAGGCGCGTACGTAACGGACGAAGACGATAAGCGCTACGTGGATTACGTGGGCTCGTGGGGTCCGATGATCCTGGGCCACAGCCACCCGGACGTGCTGGATGCCGTGCGCAAGCAACTGGAGCACGGCCTGTCCTACGGCGCCCCGACCGCCATGGAAACCGAGATGGCCGACCTGGTCTGCTCCCTCGTGCCGTCGATGGAGATGGTGCGCATGGTCAGCTCCGGCACCGAGGCGACCATGAGCGCGATCCGCCTGGCCCGGGGCTACACCGGTCGTGACAGCATCATCAAGTTCGAAGGTTGCTACCACGGCCACTCCGACAGCCTGCTGGTCAAGGCCGGTTCCGGCGCATTGACCCAGGGCGTACCGAGTTCCGCCGGCGTGCCGGCGGCGTTCGCCAGACACACCCTGACCCTGCCGTTCAACGACCTCGAAGAAGTCGAGAAGATGCTCGCTGACGTCGGCCAGGAAGTGGCCTGCATCATCGTCGAGCCAGTGGCTGGCAACATGAACTGCGTACCGCCGGCGCCGGGCTTCCTCGAAGGCTTGCGCAGCCTGTGCGACAAACACGGCGTGGTCCTGATCTTCGACGAAGTGATGACCGGTTTCCGTGTCGCCCTCGGTGGCGCCCAGGCCCATTACGGCGTGACGCCGGACCTGAGCACCTTCGGCAAGATCATCGGCGGCGGCATGCCGGTGGGCTGCTTCGGCGGCAAGCGCGCCATCATGGAATGCATCGCGCCACTGGGCCCGGTCTACCAGGCCGGCACCCTGTCGGGCAACCCACTGGCCATGGCCGCCGGCCTGACCACGCTGCGCCTGATCAGCCGCCCGGGCTTCCATGCCGAGCTGACCGATTTTACCACCCGCCTGCTCGACGGCCTGCAGATTCGCGCCGACGCCGCCGGCATCCCGTTCGTGACCACCCAGGCCGGCGGCATGTTCGGCCTGTATTTCAGTGGCGCCGACGACATCGTGACCTTCGAAGACGTGATGGCCAGCGACGCGGATCGCTTCAAGCGTTTCTTCCACCTGATGCTCGAAGGCGGCGTTTACCTGGCACCGAGTGCGTTCGAGGCCGGCTTCACTTCCATCGCCCATGGCGAGGCCGAGCTGAAGATCACCCTCGACGCCGCTGAGCGAGCCTTCGCCGCAATGAAATAA
- a CDS encoding tetratricopeptide repeat protein has translation MNRTGRTLALGCLLLLQPLLANAQAGGNSLLIPAMGRCTLNTQPQDLAPALDACQKAADAGDAQAQYELGEFYYEGKSAPRDLKQALNYFEKASLQGHAQAQFKLGGMFFHGEGVPANNVQAYIVLKMAAVNGAEDALDTADEVAEQMPRAELEVATQVLGQIFRKYLMELQNADGRTPFSPLP, from the coding sequence ATGAACCGCACCGGCCGCACCCTTGCCCTGGGCTGCCTGTTGCTCCTTCAGCCGCTGCTCGCGAACGCACAGGCAGGCGGTAACTCGTTGTTGATCCCGGCGATGGGCCGTTGCACGCTCAACACCCAGCCACAAGATCTCGCACCAGCCCTCGACGCCTGTCAAAAAGCGGCGGATGCAGGCGATGCACAAGCACAATACGAGTTGGGTGAGTTCTACTACGAAGGCAAGTCTGCGCCGCGCGACCTCAAGCAAGCCCTCAACTATTTCGAAAAAGCCTCGCTGCAAGGCCATGCCCAGGCGCAATTCAAGCTGGGCGGCATGTTCTTTCATGGCGAAGGCGTACCTGCCAACAACGTCCAGGCCTACATCGTGCTGAAGATGGCGGCGGTCAATGGCGCCGAAGATGCGCTGGACACCGCCGACGAAGTCGCCGAGCAGATGCCCCGTGCCGAACTGGAAGTGGCGACCCAGGTGCTGGGGCAGATCTTCCGAAAATACCTGATGGAACTGCAGAACGCCGATGGGCGTACGCCTTTCTCGCCCTTACCCTGA
- a CDS encoding DUF1820 family protein, producing MTKREAPIYKVIFLNQGQVFEMYAKQIYQSDLWGFLEVEEFVFGERTQVVVDPSEEKLKAQFEGVVRSFVPMHSIVRIDEVERLGTPKISEARGTVGNVMPFPMPMPEK from the coding sequence ATGACCAAACGTGAAGCTCCAATCTACAAGGTGATTTTCCTCAACCAGGGCCAGGTGTTCGAAATGTACGCCAAGCAGATCTATCAGAGTGATCTGTGGGGCTTCCTGGAAGTGGAAGAGTTCGTCTTTGGCGAGCGCACGCAAGTGGTCGTCGACCCGAGCGAAGAAAAGCTCAAGGCGCAGTTCGAAGGCGTGGTGCGCAGCTTCGTGCCGATGCACTCGATCGTGCGCATCGACGAAGTCGAGCGCCTGGGTACGCCGAAAATCAGCGAAGCCCGGGGAACGGTCGGCAATGTGATGCCGTTTCCGATGCCGATGCCGGAAAAGTAA
- the miaB gene encoding tRNA (N6-isopentenyl adenosine(37)-C2)-methylthiotransferase MiaB — translation MAKKLYIETHGCQMNEYDSSRMVDLLGEHQALEVTARAEDADVILLNTCSIRERAQDRVYSQLGRWRELKLANPEMVIAVGGCVASQEGAAIRDRAPYVDVVFGPQTLHRLPEMIDAARVTRLPQVDVSFPEIEKFDHLPEPRIDGPSAYVSVMEGCSKYCTFCVVPYTRGEEVSRPFDDVIAEIIHLAENGVREVTLLGQNVNGYRGLTHDGRLADLAELIRVVAAVDGIDRIRYTTSHPLEFSDSLIRAHAEVPELVKHLHLPVQSGSDRILAAMKRNHTALEYKSKLRKLRAAVPGICISSDFIVGFPGETEKDFQQTMKLIEDVGFDFSYSFVYSQRPGTPAADMADDTPEELKKERLNALQHRLNQQGFEISRQMVGSVQRILVTDYSKKDPGELQGRTENNRIVNFRCDTPALIGQFADVHIDAAQPHSLRGSLIQ, via the coding sequence ATGGCCAAGAAGCTTTACATCGAAACCCACGGTTGCCAGATGAACGAGTACGACAGCTCGCGCATGGTCGATCTGCTGGGTGAGCACCAGGCCCTGGAAGTCACCGCACGCGCCGAAGACGCGGACGTGATCCTGCTCAACACCTGTTCGATCCGCGAACGCGCCCAGGACCGGGTCTATTCCCAGCTCGGCCGCTGGCGCGAACTGAAGCTGGCCAATCCGGAGATGGTCATCGCCGTGGGCGGTTGCGTGGCCAGCCAGGAAGGCGCCGCCATTCGGGACCGTGCGCCGTATGTGGACGTGGTCTTCGGCCCGCAGACCCTGCACCGCCTGCCGGAGATGATCGACGCGGCGCGTGTCACCAGGCTGCCGCAAGTGGACGTTTCGTTCCCGGAAATCGAAAAATTCGACCACCTGCCCGAGCCGCGTATCGATGGCCCGAGCGCCTATGTCTCGGTCATGGAAGGCTGTAGCAAGTACTGCACGTTCTGCGTGGTGCCCTACACCCGGGGCGAAGAAGTCAGCCGGCCCTTCGACGACGTGATCGCCGAGATCATCCACCTGGCGGAAAACGGCGTGCGGGAAGTGACCTTGCTGGGACAGAACGTCAACGGTTATCGCGGCCTGACCCACGACGGACGCCTGGCGGACCTCGCCGAACTGATCCGGGTGGTGGCGGCGGTGGACGGCATCGACCGCATTCGCTACACCACCTCCCATCCGCTGGAGTTCTCCGACAGCCTGATCCGCGCCCATGCCGAGGTCCCGGAGCTGGTCAAGCACCTGCACTTGCCGGTGCAGTCGGGCTCCGACCGGATCCTGGCAGCCATGAAGCGCAACCACACGGCATTGGAATACAAATCCAAGCTGCGCAAACTGCGGGCGGCGGTGCCGGGGATCTGCATCAGCTCGGACTTCATCGTCGGCTTTCCCGGCGAAACCGAGAAAGACTTCCAGCAGACCATGAAGTTGATCGAAGACGTCGGTTTCGACTTCTCCTACTCGTTCGTCTACAGCCAGCGCCCCGGCACCCCGGCGGCCGACATGGCGGACGACACCCCCGAAGAACTGAAAAAAGAACGGCTCAACGCCTTGCAACACCGCCTGAACCAGCAAGGTTTCGAGATCAGCCGACAAATGGTCGGCTCCGTCCAACGGATCCTGGTCACCGATTACTCGAAAAAAGACCCGGGTGAACTGCAAGGCCGGACCGAAAACAATCGGATCGTCAATTTCCGCTGCGACACTCCGGCGCTGATCGGCCAGTTCGCCGACGTGCACATCGACGCCGCGCAACCGCACTCGCTGCGCGGCTCGTTGATCCAATAA
- a CDS encoding PhoH family protein → MNAPIEPHRFILEPFEARRFANLCGQFDEHLRLIEQRLAIEIRNRGNQFELIGEPKHTTSAENLLRRLYRETKGSELSPDTVHLFLQESAVEELNNHAPAEPAVALRTKKGMIRPRGLNQQRYVKEILGNDINFGIGPAGTGKTYLAVACAVDALEREQVRRILLVRPAVEAGEKLGFLPGDLAQKIDPYLRPLYDALYEMLGFEYVAKLIERQVIEVAPLAYMRGRTLNNSFIILDESQNTTVEQMKMFLTRIGFGSTAVITGDITQVDLPRGTKSGLNHVIQVLKDVPGISFTHFLPKDVVRHPLVQRIVEAYERFEQRAEDQQESKGSRQDA, encoded by the coding sequence TTGAACGCACCCATCGAACCTCATCGTTTCATTCTCGAGCCCTTTGAGGCTCGCCGCTTCGCCAATCTGTGCGGGCAATTCGACGAGCACCTGCGCTTGATCGAACAGCGCCTGGCCATCGAGATCCGCAACCGCGGAAACCAGTTCGAGCTGATCGGCGAACCCAAGCACACCACCTCCGCGGAAAACCTGCTGCGCCGCCTCTACCGGGAAACCAAGGGGAGCGAGCTGTCGCCGGACACCGTCCACCTGTTCCTGCAGGAGTCGGCTGTCGAAGAGCTCAACAACCACGCCCCCGCGGAGCCCGCCGTGGCCCTGCGCACGAAGAAAGGCATGATTCGCCCTCGCGGCTTGAATCAGCAGCGCTACGTGAAGGAAATCCTCGGCAACGACATCAATTTCGGTATCGGCCCGGCCGGTACCGGCAAGACCTACCTGGCCGTGGCTTGCGCGGTCGATGCCCTGGAACGCGAACAGGTGCGACGCATCCTGCTGGTGCGGCCGGCGGTCGAAGCCGGGGAAAAACTCGGCTTCCTGCCCGGCGACCTGGCCCAGAAGATCGACCCGTACCTGCGCCCACTCTATGACGCGCTGTATGAAATGCTCGGCTTCGAATACGTCGCCAAGCTGATCGAACGCCAGGTCATCGAAGTCGCGCCACTGGCCTACATGCGTGGCCGGACCCTGAACAACAGCTTCATCATCCTCGACGAAAGCCAGAACACCACGGTGGAGCAAATGAAAATGTTCCTGACCCGGATCGGCTTCGGCTCCACCGCCGTCATCACCGGGGACATCACCCAGGTCGACCTGCCCCGTGGCACCAAGTCCGGGCTGAACCATGTGATCCAGGTGCTCAAGGATGTGCCGGGCATCAGCTTCACGCATTTCCTGCCCAAGGACGTCGTGCGCCATCCGTTGGTGCAACGCATCGTCGAAGCCTACGAGCGCTTCGAACAGCGCGCCGAGGACCAGCAGGAAAGCAAAGGCAGCCGCCAAGATGCTTGA
- the ybeY gene encoding rRNA maturation RNase YbeY yields the protein MLELDLQLASEHAVPSEAQFRQWCELALRQRSADSELTIRLVDEPEGRELNHTWRQKDYATNVLSFPADVPDELLDIPLLGDLVICVPVVEREATEQGKPCEAHWAHLVIHGCLHLLGYDHIEDDEAEEMEALERTLLAELGHADPYAGDEH from the coding sequence ATGCTTGAACTTGACCTGCAACTGGCCAGCGAGCACGCCGTCCCCAGCGAAGCCCAGTTCCGCCAGTGGTGCGAGCTGGCCCTGCGCCAGCGCAGCGCCGACTCGGAACTGACAATCCGCCTGGTGGACGAACCCGAAGGCCGCGAACTGAACCATACCTGGCGCCAGAAAGACTACGCGACCAACGTGCTGTCCTTCCCCGCCGACGTGCCCGACGAACTGCTCGACATCCCGCTGCTGGGGGACCTGGTGATCTGCGTCCCGGTGGTGGAGCGTGAAGCCACGGAACAAGGCAAACCTTGCGAGGCCCACTGGGCCCATCTGGTCATTCACGGCTGCTTGCATCTGCTCGGTTACGACCATATTGAAGATGACGAAGCCGAAGAAATGGAAGCACTGGAACGAACGTTGCTAGCAGAGCTGGGTCATGCCGATCCCTACGCCGGCGACGAACATTGA